A stretch of the Esox lucius isolate fEsoLuc1 chromosome 2, fEsoLuc1.pri, whole genome shotgun sequence genome encodes the following:
- the wnt7aa gene encoding wingless-type MMTV integration site family, member 7Aa isoform X1: MSRKTRRWIFHMFLCLGIVYLKIGGFSSVVALGASIICNKIPGLAPRQRTICQSRPDAIIVIGEGAQMGINECQFQFKNGRWNCSALGERTVFGKELKVGSKEAAFTYAIIAAGVAHAITAACTQGNLSDCGCDKDKQGTYSQDEGWKWGGCSADVRYGLGFSKVFVDAREIKQNARTLMNLHNNEVGRKVLEKSMHLECKCHGVSGSCTTKTCWTTLPKFRQLGYMLKDKYHQAVHVESVRATRHKRPTFLKVKKPHSYRKPMDTDLVYIEKSPNYCEADLVTGSMGTQGRLCNKTALQTNSCDLMCCGRGYNTHQYSRVWQCNCKFLWCCYVKCNTCSERTEVYTCK; encoded by the exons ATGAGCAGGAAAACGCGCCGGTGGATTTTCCACATGTTTCTTTGCTTGGGAATTGTGTATTTGAAAATAGG AGGCTTTTCATCCGTAGTGGCATTGGGTGCTAGTATCATCTGTAACAAAATCCCGGGTTTAGCCCCTCGACAGCGAACAATCTGTCAAAGCCGACCCGATGCCATTATAGTGATCGGAGAAGGGGCTCAGATGGGAATCAACGAGTGCCAGTTTCAGTTTAAAAACGGACGATGGAACTGTTCTGCGCTGGGAGAGAGGACTGTCTTCGGAAAAGAGCTCAAAGTGG gtaGTAAGGAGGCGGCATTCACCTATGCCATCATCGCAGCAGGAGTGGCCCACGCCATCACAGCAGCCTGTACACAGGGAAACCTGTCTGACTGCGGCTGTGACAAAGACAAGCAGGGGACCTACAGCCAGGATGAGGGCTGGAAGTGGGGAGGCTGCTCGGCTGACGTGCGCTATGGCTTGGGCTTCTCCAAGGTGTTTGTAGATGCCAGAGAGATTAAACAGAATGCCAGGACCTTAATGAACCTCCATAACAATGAGGTGGGACGCAAG GTCTTGGAGAAGAGCATGCATCTGGAGTGTAAGTGTCATGGAGTGTCTGGGTCCTGTACCACTAAGACCTGCTGGACCACTCTACCTAAATTCCGCCAGTTGGGCTACATGTTAAAGGACAAGTACCACCAGGCAGTACACGTAGAGTCAGTCCGTGCCACACGTCACAAACGGCCCACCTTCCTCAAGGTCAAGAAGCCTCACTCATATAGGAAGCCCATGGACACAGACCTGGTGTACATAGAGAAGAGCCCGAACTACTGCGAGGCTGACCTGGTCACTGGCAGCATGGGCACCCAGGGACGACTCTGTAACAAGACTGCCCTGCAGACTAATAGCTGTGACCTCATGTGTTGTGGGCGTGGCTACAACACCCACCAATATTCCAGAGTCTGGCAGTGCAACTGCAAGTTCCTCTGGTGCTGTTATGTCAAATGTAATACGTGCAGCGAGAGGACAGAGGTTTACACCTGCAAATAA
- the wnt7aa gene encoding wingless-type MMTV integration site family, member 7Aa isoform X2: protein MELFCAGREDCLRKRAQSSKEAAFTYAIIAAGVAHAITAACTQGNLSDCGCDKDKQGTYSQDEGWKWGGCSADVRYGLGFSKVFVDAREIKQNARTLMNLHNNEVGRKVLEKSMHLECKCHGVSGSCTTKTCWTTLPKFRQLGYMLKDKYHQAVHVESVRATRHKRPTFLKVKKPHSYRKPMDTDLVYIEKSPNYCEADLVTGSMGTQGRLCNKTALQTNSCDLMCCGRGYNTHQYSRVWQCNCKFLWCCYVKCNTCSERTEVYTCK, encoded by the exons ATGGAACTGTTCTGCGCTGGGAGAGAGGACTGTCTTCGGAAAAGAGCTCAAA gtaGTAAGGAGGCGGCATTCACCTATGCCATCATCGCAGCAGGAGTGGCCCACGCCATCACAGCAGCCTGTACACAGGGAAACCTGTCTGACTGCGGCTGTGACAAAGACAAGCAGGGGACCTACAGCCAGGATGAGGGCTGGAAGTGGGGAGGCTGCTCGGCTGACGTGCGCTATGGCTTGGGCTTCTCCAAGGTGTTTGTAGATGCCAGAGAGATTAAACAGAATGCCAGGACCTTAATGAACCTCCATAACAATGAGGTGGGACGCAAG GTCTTGGAGAAGAGCATGCATCTGGAGTGTAAGTGTCATGGAGTGTCTGGGTCCTGTACCACTAAGACCTGCTGGACCACTCTACCTAAATTCCGCCAGTTGGGCTACATGTTAAAGGACAAGTACCACCAGGCAGTACACGTAGAGTCAGTCCGTGCCACACGTCACAAACGGCCCACCTTCCTCAAGGTCAAGAAGCCTCACTCATATAGGAAGCCCATGGACACAGACCTGGTGTACATAGAGAAGAGCCCGAACTACTGCGAGGCTGACCTGGTCACTGGCAGCATGGGCACCCAGGGACGACTCTGTAACAAGACTGCCCTGCAGACTAATAGCTGTGACCTCATGTGTTGTGGGCGTGGCTACAACACCCACCAATATTCCAGAGTCTGGCAGTGCAACTGCAAGTTCCTCTGGTGCTGTTATGTCAAATGTAATACGTGCAGCGAGAGGACAGAGGTTTACACCTGCAAATAA